TGTTGCTATTCCTTTTGGTGTGGTATCAGCTACGAGACAATATACGAAGCTTGATTACTCAGTAACAGTTGCATCATTTCTTGGACTTGCTACACCCAACTTCTGGATAGGGTTAATATTACTGATGCTATTTGCACTCAAGATTCCGATATTTCCAACGGGCGGCGCGGAAACGTTAAATGCCGAATTTAGCATACTCGATCGTCTGCATCACTTAATTTTACCAGCTTTTGTACTAGCGACAGCTGATATGGCTGGGTTAACGCGGTATACACGTTCAAGCATGCTCGAGGTTGTTAAACAAGATTATATGCGCACGGCTCGAGCTAAAGGCTTTAAAGAATGGACTGTTATTTATCAACACGGGTTAAGAAACGCACTTATACCAGTCATTACGATCTTTGGCTTAATGCTTCCGACATTCTTTGGTGGCTCTGTCGTTGTAGAGATGATTTTTAACTGGCCCGGAATCGGTAAGCTCTTTATCGACTCTGTGTTCCAACGGGATTATCCGGTGATTATGGCCATTACGGTTATCTCAGCAACAATGGTCGTCATTGGAAATCTTATTGCTGATATCTGCTATGCTATCGTTGATCCTAGAATTGAGTACTAAGGGGGGCAAAGAACATGCCAAATGAAGATTTACAACCAGCACAGCACTTGGAGCCAGATCCAATAAAAACGCAAAAATC
The genomic region above belongs to Caldalkalibacillus salinus and contains:
- a CDS encoding ABC transporter permease codes for the protein MTTYIIRRLIMTIPILLGITILTFAIMHLAPGDPTSLMIDPSISPEDREKMIENLGLNDPVHIQYAKWLGRMVQGDFGTSFIRKGTSVSEMIMNRLPNTLILMTASTILAIIVAIPFGVVSATRQYTKLDYSVTVASFLGLATPNFWIGLILLMLFALKIPIFPTGGAETLNAEFSILDRLHHLILPAFVLATADMAGLTRYTRSSMLEVVKQDYMRTARAKGFKEWTVIYQHGLRNALIPVITIFGLMLPTFFGGSVVVEMIFNWPGIGKLFIDSVFQRDYPVIMAITVISATMVVIGNLIADICYAIVDPRIEY